A window of Haliscomenobacter hydrossis DSM 1100 contains these coding sequences:
- a CDS encoding RNA polymerase sigma factor, producing the protein MHLQDDIDLINQLKAGDEKAYEVLYDRYSAMLYGVMCRIVNDHQEVEHLLQDCFVKIWQNIGQFDASKGRLATWLINIARNLAIDFTRSKYFSQKLKNQPIENFVYGLGKDNSSITADDTIGLVQLVEKLPATSRQIIEWMYFEGYTQQEIADNFNIPLGTVKSRARLALNTLRTFFSHHFNLS; encoded by the coding sequence GTGCATTTACAGGATGATATCGACTTGATCAACCAGCTAAAAGCAGGTGACGAGAAAGCATATGAAGTGCTTTATGATCGGTATTCCGCTATGCTCTATGGGGTGATGTGCCGCATTGTCAACGATCACCAGGAAGTGGAACACTTATTACAAGATTGTTTTGTGAAAATCTGGCAGAATATTGGCCAATTTGATGCTTCTAAAGGGCGTTTGGCAACCTGGCTCATCAATATTGCGCGCAATCTGGCCATTGATTTTACCCGATCAAAATACTTTTCTCAAAAGTTGAAAAACCAACCGATCGAAAATTTCGTATATGGCCTGGGGAAAGATAACTCCTCCATCACGGCGGATGATACCATCGGCTTGGTACAACTGGTTGAAAAATTACCGGCGACCAGCCGACAAATCATTGAGTGGATGTATTTTGAAGGCTATACCCAGCAGGAAATCGCCGACAATTTTAACATCCCTCTGGGTACAGTAAAATCTCGCGCACGTTTAGCGTTAAATACACTAAGGACATTTTTTTCGCATCATTTTAATCTTTCTTGA
- a CDS encoding response regulator — MNKQKILVIEDNQEVRENLEEILELSGYEVHLAEDGTVGVDAAQKIKPDLILCDVMMPKLDGFGVLNILGKRPETAAIPFVFLTAKTERVDFRRGMNLGADDYITKPFFKDELLAVIETRLKKSDQLRRQFDRTEQGITAFINAARGYEELKKLSDNRKIKHYKKRDLVYEEGDFPRYLYFVKSGKVKVFKTNENGKEYIIDIFTEGDFIGYVDLIKDMAYGDSASALEDAEVSLIPKDDFTALLHINRDVSSQLIKMLANNIAEKEEQLLQLAYNSVRKRVADAVLLLAEKEGKDEINVLRDDLARIVGTAKESVIRMLTEFKQDGYIDITDGMITIRDRKKLANMPS, encoded by the coding sequence ATGAATAAGCAAAAAATTCTGGTCATTGAAGACAACCAGGAAGTTCGCGAAAACCTGGAAGAAATACTTGAACTTTCCGGTTACGAAGTACACTTGGCCGAAGATGGTACAGTGGGAGTTGATGCAGCTCAAAAAATCAAGCCCGATTTAATTCTTTGTGATGTCATGATGCCCAAGCTGGATGGTTTTGGTGTGCTGAATATTTTAGGGAAACGCCCCGAAACAGCTGCAATTCCTTTTGTTTTTTTAACGGCAAAAACGGAAAGAGTTGACTTTCGCCGAGGGATGAACCTGGGTGCCGATGACTACATCACCAAACCTTTTTTTAAAGATGAACTATTGGCCGTGATCGAAACCCGGCTCAAAAAAAGCGATCAGTTGCGCCGTCAATTCGACCGAACTGAACAGGGCATTACCGCCTTCATCAACGCCGCCCGAGGGTATGAAGAGTTGAAAAAATTGTCGGACAATCGCAAAATAAAACACTACAAAAAACGCGATCTCGTATACGAAGAAGGGGACTTCCCCCGCTACTTGTATTTTGTAAAAAGTGGCAAAGTCAAAGTGTTCAAGACCAATGAAAATGGCAAAGAATACATCATTGACATCTTTACCGAAGGCGACTTTATTGGGTATGTAGACCTGATCAAAGACATGGCCTATGGCGATTCGGCTTCTGCTTTGGAAGATGCCGAAGTGAGCCTGATCCCTAAAGACGATTTCACAGCCCTGCTCCACATCAACCGTGATGTATCTTCACAACTGATCAAAATGTTGGCCAATAACATCGCAGAAAAAGAAGAACAACTGCTGCAACTGGCTTACAATTCAGTGCGCAAACGGGTAGCCGATGCGGTACTCCTGCTGGCTGAAAAAGAAGGCAAAGACGAAATCAATGTATTGCGCGACGACCTGGCCCGGATAGTAGGTACGGCCAAAGAAAGTGTGATCCGCATGCTTACTGAGTTCAAGCAAGATGGCTACATCGACATTACGGATGGGATGATTACGATTCGGGACCGGAAAAAACTGGCGAATATGCCATCTTGA
- a CDS encoding HPP family protein, with the protein MNPNRPISEVMTSNLVTVGPQATARTIKDIFDQHEFHHLPVVEGNEKLLGIISKQDFYKVAYVLSLQTTGRTWSEKEYEVLTARDLMTDHPLTLEPEDTIGLAADIFLANQFHAIPVVEDDRLIGLITTHDLLMYSFNSPIVEEWP; encoded by the coding sequence ATGAATCCGAATCGACCAATTAGTGAAGTAATGACGTCAAATCTGGTTACAGTTGGCCCGCAAGCTACTGCACGCACCATAAAAGACATTTTTGACCAGCATGAGTTTCACCATTTGCCTGTAGTGGAAGGCAATGAAAAACTTTTAGGTATCATCAGCAAACAAGATTTTTATAAAGTTGCTTATGTACTTTCCCTACAAACAACCGGGCGTACCTGGTCGGAAAAAGAATATGAGGTGCTGACTGCCCGGGATTTGATGACTGATCATCCCCTTACGCTTGAACCAGAAGATACGATAGGTTTGGCAGCGGATATTTTTTTAGCCAATCAATTCCATGCCATTCCCGTAGTAGAGGATGATCGGTTGATTGGGTTGATCACTACCCATGATTTGTTGATGTATTCCTTTAATTCTCCAATTGTTGAAGAATGGCCGTAG
- a CDS encoding PAS domain-containing sensor histidine kinase has protein sequence MIAHQYDSEAALRLKAIIKTATDGIIIIDDRGSMELVNEAAANLFGYEEEELLGKNIRMLMPNPHHDAHDTYIQNYIQTGVRKIIGIGREVMGLRKDQRTFPLRLSISEVQLPERVVFTGILHDLTAQKAAEAKIVELNQHLEEEVYRRTEELAATVNQLLNTNHKLEFEIQERKVAEATLRKNEKELRKAFEKERELNTLKSRFVSMASHEFRTPLSTILSSADLLEMYTAEEQQDKRLKHTTRIKSAVNNLISVLNDFLSLSRLEEGKINLTPVEFNLEEFCDEVLDDVQALLKPGQVLQHHGLLSDTMVFLDKKMLKNVFINLFSNAIKYSEPGKMIDCYVEIMENELCFRIQDYGIGIPEEEQQHLFTRFFRAHNAENIPGTGLGLNIVKRYVELMNGRIHFESTLGEGTVFHVHIPLSKP, from the coding sequence ATGATTGCACACCAATACGACTCTGAAGCTGCTCTGCGCTTAAAAGCCATCATCAAAACGGCTACCGATGGCATCATCATCATTGATGATCGCGGAAGTATGGAGCTTGTGAATGAAGCAGCAGCAAACCTGTTTGGATATGAAGAGGAGGAATTGCTGGGCAAAAACATCAGAATGCTTATGCCCAATCCGCATCATGACGCACACGATACGTACATCCAAAATTATATTCAAACCGGGGTGCGCAAAATCATTGGTATTGGCCGGGAGGTAATGGGTCTACGCAAAGATCAGCGCACTTTCCCCCTTCGGCTCAGCATCAGTGAAGTACAATTGCCCGAAAGGGTAGTGTTTACGGGTATACTCCACGACCTAACTGCACAAAAAGCAGCCGAAGCCAAAATTGTAGAACTCAACCAACACCTGGAGGAAGAGGTATACCGGCGTACCGAAGAACTGGCTGCCACGGTAAATCAATTGCTCAATACCAATCATAAACTTGAATTTGAAATCCAGGAGCGCAAAGTAGCCGAAGCAACCTTGCGCAAAAACGAAAAGGAACTCCGCAAAGCCTTCGAGAAAGAACGAGAGTTGAATACGCTTAAATCCCGGTTCGTTTCAATGGCCTCCCATGAATTTCGAACCCCTTTGAGCACCATCCTTTCCTCAGCGGATTTATTGGAAATGTATACCGCGGAGGAGCAGCAGGATAAACGCCTAAAGCACACGACCAGGATAAAGTCTGCAGTAAACAACCTGATCAGTGTGTTGAATGATTTCCTTTCCTTGAGCAGGCTGGAGGAGGGTAAAATCAACCTTACTCCTGTAGAATTCAATTTAGAAGAATTTTGTGACGAAGTGCTGGATGATGTGCAAGCGTTGCTCAAGCCCGGCCAAGTGTTGCAACACCACGGTTTATTGTCGGACACCATGGTCTTTTTGGATAAAAAAATGCTTAAAAACGTGTTTATCAACCTCTTTTCCAATGCCATCAAATACTCCGAGCCTGGAAAAATGATTGATTGTTACGTAGAAATCATGGAAAATGAATTGTGTTTCCGCATACAAGACTATGGCATCGGCATTCCGGAAGAAGAGCAACAACATCTTTTCACCCGCTTCTTCAGGGCACACAATGCCGAAAATATTCCGGGTACGGGTCTTGGATTAAACATTGTAAAACGTTACGTAGAACTGATGAATGGGCGCATCCACTTTGAAAGCACCCTCGGTGAGGGTACTGTTTTTCATGTGCACATTCCCTTGTCAAAACCATAA
- a CDS encoding family 43 glycosylhydrolase, whose product MKISCRILCILFVLLSIGATLSAQRTYCNPINIDYGYTPIPNFSEWGRHRATADPVIVNYKGDYYLFSTNQWGYWWSSDLLKWNFVPRHFLRPEHKVYDDLCAPAVGIIGDTMLVFGSTYGRDFPIWMSTDPKNNNWSEAVHKFDIGGWDPAFFTDDDGRLYMYNGSSNAFPLKGIELDRKTLQPLGTRTELFILNPSRFGWQRFGEHMDNTFLNPFMEGAWMTKHNGKYYMQYGAPGTEFSGYADGVAVSRTPLTDNWTHQSDPISFKPGGFARGAGHGATFQDNWQNYWHVSTVVVAVKNNFERRIGIWPAGFDQDDVMYCNTAFGDYPHFLPDGKTDHLKSRFTGWMLLNYQKPVRVSSTLGAHYANFAVDESIKTYWSAASDAPGEWLESDLGEVSTIRAIQINYADQDAQYLGKSSNVAHQYVLYHSKDGKKWETLVDKSQNQTDVPHEYIELAQPVEARYVKIENRKVPSGKFALSGLRIFGKGKGTPPAKAKQFFVLRTELDKRSAWIKWSPVDNAYAYNIYYGTAPDKLYNCIMVHDANEYWFKGMDNQKTYYFSMESVNENGVSERTEVSKVE is encoded by the coding sequence ATGAAAATCAGCTGTCGCATCCTCTGTATACTTTTCGTTTTGCTCAGCATTGGCGCTACTTTATCAGCTCAGCGCACCTATTGCAACCCCATCAACATCGACTACGGCTATACGCCCATCCCCAATTTTTCGGAATGGGGCCGCCACCGCGCCACGGCTGATCCAGTGATTGTGAACTACAAAGGCGACTACTATCTTTTTTCTACCAACCAGTGGGGCTATTGGTGGAGCAGTGACTTGTTGAAATGGAACTTTGTACCCCGCCATTTCCTGCGCCCCGAGCACAAGGTGTACGACGATCTTTGTGCCCCGGCAGTGGGCATCATTGGCGATACCATGCTGGTGTTTGGTTCTACTTATGGCCGCGATTTCCCCATCTGGATGAGCACAGATCCGAAAAACAACAATTGGTCGGAGGCCGTGCACAAGTTTGACATTGGCGGTTGGGATCCCGCTTTTTTCACCGATGACGATGGCCGTTTGTACATGTACAATGGCTCCAGCAATGCCTTCCCCCTCAAAGGCATCGAACTGGATCGCAAGACCCTGCAACCCCTCGGCACCCGTACCGAACTGTTCATCCTCAATCCCAGCCGTTTTGGTTGGCAACGTTTTGGGGAGCACATGGACAACACTTTCCTCAATCCTTTCATGGAAGGTGCCTGGATGACCAAACACAATGGCAAATATTACATGCAGTATGGAGCACCGGGTACGGAGTTTAGCGGTTATGCCGATGGCGTAGCGGTGTCGCGTACGCCCCTCACCGACAACTGGACGCACCAAAGTGACCCCATTTCTTTCAAACCCGGTGGTTTTGCGCGTGGGGCTGGTCATGGCGCTACTTTTCAAGACAATTGGCAAAACTACTGGCATGTGTCGACCGTTGTAGTGGCCGTCAAAAACAACTTCGAGCGCCGCATCGGCATTTGGCCAGCGGGATTTGACCAGGATGATGTGATGTATTGCAACACCGCTTTTGGCGATTACCCACATTTCCTCCCTGATGGTAAAACTGACCACCTGAAAAGCCGCTTCACAGGCTGGATGTTGCTCAATTACCAAAAACCGGTACGGGTGTCTTCGACCCTGGGTGCACACTACGCCAATTTTGCGGTAGACGAAAGCATCAAAACCTACTGGTCTGCCGCCAGCGACGCTCCCGGCGAATGGCTGGAAAGTGACCTGGGCGAGGTATCCACCATCCGCGCCATCCAAATCAATTACGCCGATCAGGATGCACAATACCTGGGCAAAAGCAGCAACGTAGCCCACCAATACGTGCTGTATCACTCCAAAGACGGCAAAAAATGGGAGACCCTGGTGGATAAAAGCCAAAACCAAACCGATGTGCCGCACGAATACATCGAGCTGGCGCAACCCGTAGAAGCCCGCTACGTCAAAATCGAAAACCGCAAAGTACCCAGTGGGAAATTTGCCTTGAGCGGTCTGCGCATTTTCGGTAAAGGCAAAGGTACCCCTCCCGCCAAAGCCAAACAATTCTTCGTGCTGCGCACCGAACTCGACAAACGCTCGGCCTGGATCAAATGGTCACCTGTAGACAATGCTTACGCGTACAATATTTATTACGGTACCGCGCCAGATAAACTCTACAATTGCATCATGGTTCACGATGCCAACGAGTACTGGTTCAAAGGGATGGACAACCAGAAGACCTACTATTTCAGCATGGAAAGTGTAAATGAAAATGGGGTGTCGGAGCGGACGGAGGTGAGTAAGGTGGAGTGA
- a CDS encoding DUF2177 family protein → MKRLILSILPVFVLGMVLNGLFHGGLAASFFDSHLAPLGESMNKMADFNPIPIAILEIILVGLIYFFTTRDTRGRISPLRGIQTGALIELGSAAAWNLANQATFKGWSTPVTLVDISWHVISAALMGWVLVKLYNWQTNPAD, encoded by the coding sequence ATGAAACGTCTAATCCTGTCAATCCTCCCTGTATTTGTACTAGGCATGGTACTCAATGGCCTATTTCATGGAGGGCTTGCCGCTTCATTTTTTGATAGCCATCTTGCCCCGCTTGGGGAATCAATGAACAAAATGGCTGATTTTAATCCAATTCCGATCGCAATTCTGGAAATTATTTTGGTGGGACTGATTTATTTCTTTACCACTCGCGACACCAGAGGGCGCATCAGTCCGCTGCGCGGGATACAAACGGGAGCCCTGATCGAACTTGGGTCTGCAGCAGCCTGGAATCTGGCCAATCAAGCAACTTTTAAAGGTTGGTCAACTCCGGTAACCCTGGTGGACATTTCCTGGCATGTCATTTCAGCAGCGCTAATGGGTTGGGTCTTGGTCAAATTGTACAATTGGCAAACGAACCCAGCGGATTGA
- a CDS encoding T9SS type A sorting domain-containing protein: protein MIRLFLSVLLTGCYLFASAQTASVINQTESAYLLFEAEDFSDNQASGQGQTANWEIKQDGKVKGVGATADRLFPNVDYNSSKLVYRIQVTNSGNYTMYFSRKLSAPTANFVLPRINEGAANNTRRRVTCTGGPDADFSWQNSRRTFTLAANTVYTIVLLPEASKDLIIDQILFHRDETLEPVSLAKAVLKSSKPTNISIKGLLAYNLPELGQGKTWSHNTSQSIGAKAVENPATATGYFPYSGKSFIELERVNGKARLVMEPLNYSTCFMFFGDLALNLKVMSPNEFVSPLDTVRIWAELEGLTAQRIQLAEFTGLNLTYQNIEAKAPNSPAFYNKITYVVEFSGEGNEKLWIDDMSVQFQSVAFNFLIPPADLSIVEDTLILGAPFYTFSIRGNLTDTMVKNSTFKWSFNGLKDTVVNSKDTLRYVFPQSGFYDLTLTLRTRAFIDPGCDSVTTIVSKTIFVPAFDPSKLNPPKDTVKPDTIIVTPPPPPDTTKPDTVIVVDPPQDTVVTDTTVVIGGPTDTTGVGNGGTNPPTDTTGTGNGGTNPPTDTTGTGNGGTNPPADTTGTGNGGTNPPTDTTGTGGGTDIPPVDVPLDINPEGLKVYPNPTTDLLIIQTDNLVKIHYDFMNNRGQSLFKGQFVQQILLSIASQPAGIYFLRLVDDTGKQIGTILKISKR, encoded by the coding sequence ATGATTCGGCTATTTTTATCCGTGCTACTAACAGGTTGTTATCTCTTCGCATCAGCTCAAACGGCTAGCGTTATCAACCAAACTGAATCCGCTTATTTGCTCTTTGAGGCGGAGGACTTCTCCGATAATCAAGCAAGCGGTCAGGGCCAAACGGCCAATTGGGAGATCAAACAAGATGGAAAAGTGAAAGGTGTTGGCGCCACTGCCGACCGTCTCTTTCCCAACGTAGATTACAACTCATCCAAACTGGTTTACCGCATTCAAGTAACCAACAGCGGCAATTATACCATGTATTTTAGCCGCAAACTTTCCGCACCCACGGCAAACTTTGTACTTCCAAGAATCAATGAAGGGGCTGCGAATAACACGCGCCGCAGGGTAACCTGTACGGGTGGTCCCGATGCTGATTTTAGCTGGCAAAATTCACGCCGTACTTTTACTTTGGCGGCCAATACGGTTTATACCATCGTATTGCTGCCCGAAGCATCGAAAGATTTGATTATTGATCAAATCCTGTTTCACCGCGATGAAACCCTGGAGCCAGTTTCTCTGGCTAAAGCTGTACTGAAATCTTCGAAACCGACCAACATTTCAATCAAGGGGCTGTTGGCCTACAACCTTCCAGAATTGGGTCAGGGTAAAACCTGGTCGCACAATACCAGTCAATCAATTGGAGCAAAGGCGGTGGAAAATCCAGCTACAGCAACGGGATATTTTCCTTATTCTGGAAAATCATTCATCGAATTGGAACGGGTCAATGGCAAAGCGCGTCTGGTCATGGAGCCGCTCAACTACTCTACTTGCTTCATGTTCTTTGGCGACCTGGCCCTCAACCTGAAGGTAATGTCTCCGAATGAATTTGTTAGTCCATTGGATACCGTCAGGATCTGGGCAGAGCTGGAAGGCCTTACTGCTCAAAGAATACAATTGGCGGAGTTTACAGGCCTCAATTTGACCTATCAAAATATAGAAGCCAAAGCGCCCAATAGTCCCGCATTCTACAACAAGATCACGTATGTGGTAGAATTTTCCGGTGAAGGCAACGAAAAGCTGTGGATTGACGATATGTCGGTACAATTTCAAAGTGTAGCCTTCAATTTCCTGATTCCCCCTGCTGATTTGTCCATTGTAGAAGACACCCTTATTCTTGGCGCGCCATTTTACACCTTCTCCATCAGAGGGAATTTAACCGACACAATGGTTAAAAACTCAACATTTAAATGGAGTTTCAACGGGTTAAAGGATACCGTAGTCAATTCTAAAGATACCCTGCGTTATGTATTCCCTCAGAGTGGTTTCTACGATTTAACCTTAACTTTGCGGACCCGAGCGTTTATTGACCCAGGTTGTGACAGTGTGACCACCATTGTTTCAAAAACAATATTTGTGCCCGCCTTCGACCCCAGTAAGCTCAATCCGCCGAAGGATACGGTTAAGCCAGATACCATTATAGTTACGCCACCTCCTCCCCCGGATACCACCAAACCGGATACAGTCATCGTAGTTGATCCACCTCAAGATACGGTTGTTACCGATACAACTGTCGTAATTGGGGGGCCAACGGATACGACAGGGGTGGGCAATGGAGGAACCAATCCGCCAACCGATACGACAGGAACTGGCAACGGAGGAACCAATCCGCCAACCGATACAACAGGAACTGGTAATGGAGGAACCAATCCACCCGCCGATACAACCGGAACTGGCAATGGAGGCACCAATCCACCAACCGATACAACTGGAACTGGCGGTGGTACGGACATTCCGCCGGTAGATGTTCCGCTTGATATCAATCCGGAGGGATTAAAAGTCTACCCCAACCCAACCACCGATCTGTTGATCATCCAGACAGACAATTTGGTTAAAATTCACTACGACTTTATGAATAATCGTGGACAGTCGCTGTTTAAGGGGCAGTTTGTGCAACAAATTTTGCTCTCCATTGCGTCACAACCTGCTGGTATCTACTTCTTGCGGCTTGTAGATGACACGGGTAAACAGATTGGAACGATTCTGAAGATTTCCAAACGATAA
- a CDS encoding SDR family oxidoreductase has translation MNLNLQGKNALIGGSSKGLGKAVAIELAKLGANVTLMARSAELLAEVVQELAQIHPEQQHDFLVVDFNKRDELHQQVVGLLSLKPMHILVNNTGGPNGGAILEAKPEQFLEAFQNHLLCNHLLAQLVIPKMKEAEFGRIVNIVSTSVRVPLDNLGVSNTTRGAVASWAKTLANEVAKAGITVNNVLPGFTMTERLMEVLSGSAQKKGISLDQEMNQARETIPCGRFGTPEEIAAVTAFLCTPAASYVTGTSILVDGGRTRSI, from the coding sequence ATGAATTTGAACCTCCAGGGCAAAAATGCCCTCATTGGTGGCAGCAGTAAGGGATTAGGCAAAGCAGTGGCCATTGAATTGGCCAAGTTGGGCGCAAATGTAACACTTATGGCGCGTTCCGCCGAATTGCTGGCTGAAGTAGTTCAGGAATTGGCCCAAATTCATCCCGAGCAACAGCACGATTTTTTGGTTGTCGATTTCAACAAACGCGATGAATTGCACCAACAAGTAGTTGGCCTGTTGAGCCTTAAACCCATGCATATTTTGGTCAACAATACCGGAGGCCCGAATGGTGGGGCCATTTTGGAGGCTAAGCCCGAGCAATTTCTGGAAGCATTTCAAAACCACCTGTTGTGTAACCACTTGCTGGCTCAATTGGTGATTCCCAAAATGAAAGAGGCTGAATTTGGCAGGATTGTGAACATCGTCTCCACTTCGGTCAGGGTTCCACTCGATAATTTGGGCGTATCCAATACCACTCGAGGAGCAGTTGCTTCCTGGGCTAAAACCTTAGCCAACGAAGTTGCCAAGGCCGGGATCACTGTAAATAACGTACTACCTGGTTTTACCATGACCGAACGCTTAATGGAAGTCCTCTCTGGATCTGCTCAAAAGAAAGGCATTTCACTGGATCAGGAAATGAATCAGGCGCGGGAAACGATCCCCTGCGGCCGTTTTGGCACACCGGAAGAAATAGCCGCAGTGACCGCTTTTTTGTGTACACCTGCCGCTTCCTATGTCACAGGTACCAGTATCCTGGTTGACGGTGGAAGAACGCGAAGCATCTAA
- a CDS encoding nitrilase family protein — translation MQNLKIATVQFEHRSGDKAYNLAVIEKMAIKAAGEGAKVIAFHECSITGYTFARNLSKVQMLELAEYIPAGASIQELTRIAEQYDIAILAGLFEKDEQDNLYKAYVCVDKNGLLAKYHKIHPFINPHLSPGVKYCVFELYGWKCGILICYDNNIIENVRATKLLGADVIFMPHVTMCTPSTRPGAGFVDPVLWENRETDPTSLRLDFDGMKGREWLMKWLPARAYDNAIYAIFSNAIGMDDDQLKNGCSMIVDPFGDVIAECRTLGDDFTIAMLTPEKLTQAGGYRYIKARKPDLYGKILAQEHQSEQKVVWLVEGL, via the coding sequence ATGCAAAACCTAAAGATCGCAACCGTGCAATTTGAACACCGCAGTGGAGACAAAGCCTACAACCTTGCGGTCATTGAAAAAATGGCCATAAAAGCTGCCGGGGAAGGTGCAAAAGTGATTGCTTTTCACGAGTGTTCTATTACCGGTTACACTTTTGCGCGGAACTTGTCTAAAGTCCAAATGTTGGAGTTGGCCGAGTACATTCCCGCCGGAGCAAGCATCCAGGAACTGACGCGCATCGCCGAACAATACGACATCGCCATCCTGGCCGGGCTTTTTGAAAAAGACGAGCAGGACAACTTGTACAAAGCCTACGTTTGTGTGGATAAAAATGGACTGCTGGCCAAGTACCACAAAATCCATCCCTTCATCAACCCGCATCTCAGTCCCGGTGTGAAATACTGCGTATTTGAGCTTTACGGTTGGAAATGTGGCATCCTGATTTGTTACGACAACAACATCATCGAAAACGTGAGAGCGACCAAACTCCTGGGGGCAGATGTCATTTTTATGCCCCACGTCACCATGTGTACACCTTCCACGCGCCCGGGGGCTGGTTTTGTCGACCCCGTGCTTTGGGAAAACCGCGAAACGGATCCAACTTCTTTGCGCCTGGACTTTGATGGCATGAAAGGACGCGAATGGCTGATGAAATGGCTCCCTGCCCGTGCGTACGACAATGCCATTTATGCCATATTTTCCAATGCCATTGGGATGGATGATGACCAGTTGAAAAACGGGTGTTCGATGATCGTTGATCCATTTGGGGACGTCATTGCGGAGTGCAGGACTTTGGGTGATGATTTCACAATTGCGATGCTGACGCCTGAAAAATTAACTCAGGCGGGTGGATATCGGTATATTAAAGCCAGAAAGCCGGACTTGTACGGAAAAATCCTGGCGCAGGAACATCAGTCGGAGCAGAAAGTGGTGTGGCTAGTAGAAGGTCTCTAA
- a CDS encoding thioredoxin family protein has translation MEKENKAQITLLGIGSAKDQALKANLLAALEFLHMEVDVVEISNVNEILSYGISGIPALLLDEKVIFQKIVPSVEELCTALNELLQYRDTKQHH, from the coding sequence ATGGAGAAAGAGAACAAGGCTCAAATTACACTATTAGGAATAGGCTCGGCAAAAGACCAGGCACTAAAAGCCAACCTTTTGGCTGCTTTAGAGTTTTTGCATATGGAAGTAGACGTTGTAGAAATCAGCAATGTCAATGAAATACTCAGTTATGGTATTTCTGGTATTCCCGCCTTATTATTGGATGAAAAAGTAATTTTTCAAAAAATAGTCCCTTCAGTCGAAGAACTGTGTACCGCGCTTAATGAACTCCTCCAATACCGTGATACAAAGCAACACCATTGA
- a CDS encoding thioredoxin family protein, protein MAFTESTMLPLGTLAPDFVLLDTVSGEKRSLDELKSNRATVIMFLCNHCPYVLHVNPEIVRIVRDYQPHGVHFIGISSNDAGNYPADAPDKMTVHAREVGYNFPYLYDETQEVARAYDAACTPDFYVFDGQMHLVYRGRIDGSRPKNNLPLTGQDLRTALDAVLSRQAVTDQQYPSGGCNIKWKL, encoded by the coding sequence ATGGCCTTTACTGAATCAACAATGCTCCCATTAGGAACACTAGCCCCAGACTTTGTCTTGTTGGATACTGTTTCCGGTGAAAAACGGAGCTTGGATGAATTAAAATCAAATCGGGCTACCGTGATCATGTTTTTGTGTAATCATTGCCCTTATGTCCTTCATGTAAACCCCGAAATTGTGCGCATTGTGCGGGATTACCAGCCACATGGCGTGCATTTTATCGGCATCAGCTCCAATGATGCGGGGAATTACCCAGCCGATGCACCAGATAAAATGACAGTTCATGCCAGAGAGGTAGGTTATAATTTCCCCTACTTATATGATGAGACTCAAGAAGTAGCCCGAGCTTATGACGCCGCCTGTACCCCCGACTTTTATGTGTTTGATGGGCAAATGCATTTGGTATATCGCGGTCGGATTGATGGTTCGAGACCAAAAAATAACCTGCCTTTAACCGGGCAGGATTTGCGTACTGCCCTCGACGCCGTACTCAGTAGACAAGCGGTAACTGACCAACAGTACCCTAGCGGAGGTTGCAACATCAAATGGAAATTGTAG